A section of the Cervus canadensis isolate Bull #8, Minnesota chromosome 8, ASM1932006v1, whole genome shotgun sequence genome encodes:
- the LOC122446833 gene encoding 60S ribosomal protein L10-like, giving the protein MRGAFGKPQGTVARVHIGQVIMSIRTKLQNKEHVTEALRRAKFKFPGRQKIHISKKWGFTKFNADEFENMVAEKRLIPDGCGVKYIPNRGPLDKWRALHS; this is encoded by the coding sequence ATGCGTGGTGCCtttggaaagccccagggcacagtggccagGGTCCACATTGGCCAGGTCATAATGTCCATCCGCACCAAGCTGCAGAACAAGGAGCATGTGACTGAAGCCCTCCGCCgggccaagttcaagttccctggcCGTCAGAAGATCCACATCTCCAAGAAGTGGGGATTTACCAAGTTCAATGCGGATGAATTTGAGAACATGGTGGCAGAAAAGCGACTCATCCCGGATGGCTGTGGGGTCAAATACATCCCTAATCGTGGTCCCCTGGACAAATGGCGGGCCCTGCACTCATGA